A region of the Dyadobacter sp. CECT 9275 genome:
GAGAAGATGGATTATCCAATAAGGAGATCGCATCGGCATTGTTTATTTCCGAAAGAGCCGTTGAGTACCACATCACTAAAGCCGTTACCTCCCTGAAATCCCGGCTGACGGAATATTCGTTCTGATTTTCTCACCCAGTTGCTTCGGAAAATCAGGAGATATGCTACTTTTACTAAAAAGTACTTCCGCAAAGGCGAAACGAGCATTTTCATGAAGGTCAGCAAGGAACTTATCGAAAAATATCACGAGGGAAAATGCTCTCCCGAGGAAAGTACCTTAGTCGAAAACTGGCTGCTAGACGATGATGAAACAACGTATGTTTTCCCTGAACTAAGCGCAAGTAAGGAAGAGATACGGCTGGAAATCTGGGGAGATATCAAATCGGTTTTGCCATCCGAAATCAAAAAATCGGAATCCCGCGTATTTCAGGTCAGGTCCGTTCAATGGGCCGCCGCCGCCAGTATTGCCGTTTTCATACTGGCCTTTATTTCCTTAAACAGGACGGATAAATCTCATTATTCCCGGACCAATATCAGCTCTGTTAATCGTTCCGAATCACTGAACCGTGAAATTTTATCCGATGACTTTACCATATCCTTAGGACCGCAAAGTAATGTTAGGATCAACCCTGGCACCGGCCTGGTTGACTTTTGCGGAACGCTTAAGATCAGTCCAAAAAAAGATATGAGCCTGTCTTTTAACGATGTATGTACGGACACAAAAGGAAATACGGAGAAAATGAGTTTCAAGAAGGGTGAAACCTATATTGCCCTCAATTATCGTCATGAAAAAACGAATGAAGTAATTGTAATGGAAGAAAAATTATTAATGGGCCTGCCGCCTGTACTTAAGAGGCAGATCATGGACCAGTTTAATATTTGAAAATTCTGCCGATATCCATGCGTGCTTCTGGCAACTTTCTGATTTATATTGTTTTTGCATTATTGACTTTCAACGCACTGCTGGGATGTTCAGATTCGCCTACCAATGATAAAAAAAGGTTCAGCATTTATGTGATGGCCAAGGATGCCAGCGAATATATTATCAGTACCAACGACCTGTCGCAGGGAGAAGTTGACCCCGTCAAAACCGGAGCGAAGGTTTCGCCCCCGCAAATCTGGTATGACCTTATTGTGAAGGATGGAAGTTATTTTCGGGTCAACCAGAAGACAAACTTCTTCGTCAGGTTTAATATCAGGAATAATGAGTTCATCCCGACGGATTCTGTTAAACTAAGTCAGTTTTCTTACATCGATACTTACAGCTGGCTACATCCTGACTCGTTGCTGCTGATCTCGTATAACCGGAAATCCGAAAAGGTCAGGTATGCAAAGGTGAATACCAGAACCCTGGAAGCTTCCACCGGAGACCTTGCCATTCCATTGCCTGTTCCGCCCTATAATTCCATGTCGGTAGGTTTTACAGATGTATGGCATCAGAAGCTTTTTGCAGGATATACTTACCACAGTACCCGCATTCCGCAGGGATATACCACTAGTGACACCGCCTATGTGGCAATAATGGATTATCCTTCTTTCAAACCCATTAAGACATTAAAAGATACGCGGTCTACATACCCAGGCGGCACCAACACCGCGCAGCCTAACACCTTCAGGGATGAAAAAGGGGACTTCTATTTCCTGGCCTGCCCAGGTGTGGCTTTAGGTAACCATCCTGGCAAGCCTACTGCATTGTACAGAATCAAAGCTGGCGACGAAGTACTGGACAGTTCCTATTTTTTCAATATATCCGCCTCTCCTATTCAAAATCATGCTTATGGGCTCTGGTATATCGGGAATGGGAAAGCCATTATCCGGAGCGAAAGAAAGGGCCTTTTCAAAGGGATGGAAGACCATTATAAGGTACCTCATGTTGCGTTCCATGTGCTCGATCTGGCCACCAAAACTGTAAAAAAGCTTGACCTGCCGCTGGACAAAGGCACTTCCCGCAGATGTGTGCTGGTTGAAAAGGGGCTGGTATATATTTCGATCAATTCGGATACCCAAGGGAACTATATATGGATGTATAATCCAAAAGACCATAGTTTAAAAAAGGGACTGAAACTCGCGGGAAACCTGGATTATATCCTGAGAATCGAGAGATTATACGACTACTGAGTACCCTGGCGACCACCTCTCTGAAAAAATCTGCTTTTTTTTGCTCTCCCCACCTTCGGTTTGCGGTAAGCTGTGCAACTAGGTTATGAAAAACCGGCAATCCCGGTTTTGCTATCTAATCAGTTACCGCAATGCATTCAGGCCGTTTTTTTTACCTTGTGTTTTTCTGTTTTATACTTCATATCTCCCATCGGACCCTTGGGCAAACCACTGCGGTCGTAAGCGGTGTTGTTCAATCCGAAGAGGGAAACGCACTTCCCGGTGTGAGTATTCTGATCCCGAACACTATACTCGGCACGGTTACGGGTACCGATGGTTCCTTTACATTAAATCTTCCCCAAGCAGGAAATTACACGCTTAACCTCTCCTCAGTAGGGTATTCCAGCCAGTCCAGAGATATAACCGTCAAAACGGATAAAGAACTGAAAATCAAATTCATTTTAAAGCCCGACGCCAAAAATATGGCAGAGGTAACCATTCATGGTAAAACGGAAAATCAGGAAATAAAGGAGCAGGCTTTTAATGTGAACGCTATTGAAACCAGGCAATTTGCAAACACTACCGCCGACCTGAATCAGGTACTGAACCGCACGGCCGGGGTGCGGGTACGTGAAGAAGGGGGCCTGGGCTCCGACTTTAATTTTGCAATTAATGGTTTGTCAGGAAAGGCCATAAAATTCTTTATAGACGGTATCCCTACCGAAGTAATGGGCAGCTCAATGTCGCTGAATAACATCCCCGTTAACCTGGCCGAACGCATGGAGGTATACAAAGGGGTGGTGCCCGTCAGCCTGGGGTCCGACGCGCTCGGCGGCGCGGTGAACATCATTACCAGCCAGCGGATAAACAACTATCTGGATGCAAGTTACAGCTATGGATCCTTTGATACCCAACGGCTCGCACTGACAGGCCAGTATACCACAGCAAAAGGGCTGATTGTAAAAGCCAGCGGTTTTGCCAATCATTCGGACAATAATTATCTCATGCGCGGCATGGAGATATGGGATGAGGCTCAATACAAGTATGTCAACAAGGATTTCCGACGGTTCCACGACCAGTACCGGTCGGCCATGGGTCAGTTGGAAGCAGGTGTCATAAATAAAAAATGGGCCGATGTGTTATTCCTGGGTTTTTCATATTCAGGAACAATGCAGAATATACAGACCGGCACCCGGCAGGATGTGGTATATGGAGGAGTTACCAAAGATGGCCATGCCTACAATGCATCGCTTCGTTACCGGAAAGACAACCTTTTGGTTAAAGGACTGAACGCAAATGTGTTTGCTTCAAGATCAGTCGACAACTATGTGGTTACCGATACTTCCAGCTATAAATATTACTGGGATGGCACAAAAGTAAAAACGAGCCTTGCAGAAATAAACGCGTCCAGGTCAATTACCCGTATCAACCGCCCGAGAACATTCCTGCGCGCCAACCTGGGGTACCAGTTATCCGACGTGCACTCTTTCAACCTGAACTATACCTTTGATCACCTGAGAAACGAAAATTATGACGAACTGATCACAGACCATGCCGATATACCCGGTATTCTGAAAAAAAATATTGTTGGCGCGGCCTACCAGCAAAACTTACTGAACAACCGCCTCACCAACACGTTCTTTGGCAAATTCTATGGCCTTAGTATTCAGCAGTCCAGATACATTTCAGTTACAGGAGAATACAACAAAGCGAATGATTCCCAAAACTATTATGGATATGGTCTTGCCAGCCGGTTTAAGATACTCGCTGATCTGGGAGTGAAAGCATCTTTTGAAAAGGCATATCGTTTGCAGGAGGTGGGTGAAATGTTCGGTAATGGCTATACGGTGGTTGCTAACCTGGATCTGAAGCCGGAGTCGAGCCAAAACCTGAACATAGGTACTTACTACGGATTCAATGTAGACAAACACCGTTTCTTCATCGAGGGCTCATGGTTTTACCGCAATGCCCATGACTTCATTTATGCGGTGGTTTATAAATCCAATTCAAGTGTGAGCCGGTATGAAAACACTTCCAAAGTTAAAGTGAACGGTCTGGAGGGTGATCTGAAATACAATTATGGCGACCTGCTCTATATCAATGCCAACCTGAGCTATCAGAAAGCCATTAACAATACTAAATATTCGCCCGGTTCGTCTGGCAGTACTACCGAGGCCACGTATCTGAACAAAATCCCCAACCAGCCCTGGCTTTTCGGAAACGCTGACCTGATCATCGGCAAAAATAATATCCTGGGTAAAAATTCCAGAATGCAGCTTAACCTGGGAACACAGTATGTCCACTGGTTTTACCTCACCTGGGAAGCCTTCGGTAGCAAAGCCAGCAAAAGCACCATTCCCGACCAGTACATCCATAACGTTTCCGTCTCCAATTCCTGGCAGAACGGCCGCTACAATATTTCCCTGGAATGCCGCAATTTCACGAACAACCTGGCCTTTGACAATTTCCGCCTTCAGAAACCCGGAAGAGCATTTTCGGTTAAGCTCAGATACTTCCTCAAATAACCTAATCCGTAATCTGCTTCATACCCATTCATTTACCAATCATCTATATTACAACAATCATGTTCAAAAATTTCAGACTCTATCCTTTCCTGATAGCGCTCGCTCTGGCTCCCATCCTGTACGGCTGTTCAAGTGATAGTGACAATCCTGTTCCTGTAGACGAGACGCAGGAAAAATACACGGTTTGGCTACAAATCGGAAGCTGGCCCAATACTACCCAGTATATCCTGGGTACCAATTCGCTGACCGAGGGCTCCATTGATCTTACCGGACATGGCGCGGAGGTTACGGGAAAATCAGCCTACGGAATCATTACAAAAGGAGGATATTACTATTATTACAATACCACTACCGGACGGTTTTCAAAATTCAAATACGAGAAGGAGCTTTACAATACCGTTCTGGAAGTTCCGTATACGCACATGGCGGATATCAGCGGATTTACCTGGATTAACGACCATACGCTTTTTGTGGTAGGAACGGACGGAGATCAGGCCAAAGTCCACTACTCCGTAATAGAAACAGAAACGCTTAAGATCACCAATGGAGTACTGGATACGCCTGCTATACCGGCCGGGTTTAAGTATTTTAATCTGGGAAATGTAGAATATACCAACGGAAAAGTATTTGTGCAGTTCGGATTCACTGCCGACCGGCCTACGCCCTGGGAAAACAAGGTGAACATCGGTGTGGTTGATTACGCCACTTTGAAATACGAAAAAACGCTGCAAAGCGCTGTTTCGGCTGGCCCGGGTACCAACAAGCTCTGGTTATCGTCTTCCTTTGTGGATGACAGCGGCAATACCTACTTTGCTACCAATGTGGAATGGAGCAATCTGACTCAGAAGCAAACGGCGATCTACCGTATAAAAAAAGGAGCTACAGAACTTGACGCAAGTTATACCGTAAATGCTTCCACAGTGGGTTACAACGGAGTCGGCCTCTGGTATATAGGCGGCACCAAAGCAATATTCAAATATATCGACCCAGCCGTAACCGGTTCTGCTCACATTTATGCGTTTGCGGTTTTTGATCTTGAAACGGGCAAAATCACCAGAAAATTAACTGAAATACCTAACGATGCGGACGCCTATATCCAGAACATCATTGTAGAAGATGGCAAGGTATTCATGATCACAAACGCCGAAACGGGTAAAGATTATGTGTATATCTATGATATAGCAGCACAAACTGTAAAAACAGGAATGGAAATGGTGGGCGGTTACGACTGGATCCTGCGCCTTGACAAAATGAGGTAATCCGTTTCAGTACCCACTACCAGGGGAACGAAGCCGGTAGTTTCACCCAAAAACAACGTTCAGAAATTACCGGCTTCTCTTCTCCCAAAATTAAATGAACAGTACAAAGTCTGCATGAAGATCCTGAAAAAAATAAATGCCTGGCTACATCTCTGGCTAGGGCTTGCTTCCGGAATAGTTGTCGTGATTGTCAGCTTCACGGGTTGCATACTTGTCTTTGAAAGTGAAATAAAAGACTGGTACAGCGCACATTTATTTGCTGAAAATCCGGAAAACAAACCTATGCTTCCACCTTCCCGACTGTGGCAGACCGCAAGGCAGGCCATGCCCGGCAAGGTAATTCAGAGCGTCTGGTATCATGGCGAGGGGCGTACAGCTCATTTTTATCTCAATTCCGATTCCCTGGTATATGTCAATCCCTATAATGGAAACCTGGTAGCTATTGTGGATCATGAGGACTTCTTTGATTTTATCCTGGAAGGTCATACAGAACTCTGGATACATCATGAGGCAGGAGCAGGTATCGTAAAGTATGCCACACTTATATTTTTCGTGCTGCTAATCACCGGGCTGATACTCTGGTGGCCAAAAAAATGGAACAGATCTCATACCGACAAAAGTTTTAAGATTAAATGGAAAGCCAAATTTAAACGGGTTAACTATGACCTGCACAATGTGCTGGGATTCTATTCCTTGCTGATTGCACTCATTATCTCGGCCACCGGGCTGATCATGGGTTTCTCCTGGTTTTCCAAAAGTGTTTACTGGCTAAGTTCGGGAGGAGAAACTCCTGCACCCTCCATTCGTTCGTTTTCAGATACCACACGGTTTAGCCAGCTAGCAGGACTGGAGAATGTTGATAAAGCCTGGAAAAAAGGGACAGAAGAGATTGGTGTTTATAACAAAGAAGCGATCATTGTTTCATTTCCTGACGAAATATCGGAGCCCATCTCACTCTGTACAGACATGATCAATGGCTCATGGCGTTATGTTTATCTGGATCAGCATACATTGGAGGAGCTCCCGGGAACACAACCTCAGATTGATAAATTAAACATAGCCGACTGGATAAGACGCACCAACTATGCTTTGCACGTAGGTTCTGTTGGCAACCTGACTACCAAAATCCTGTATTTTATTGCCAGCCTCATTTCAACCAGCCTTCCTATTACCGGATTTTACATTTGGTGGGAAAAGGAAAGGAAGAAGAGAAAAAAAAGGACCAAAAAATTACCCGGGGCAACAAAAATATCCCTGTAGGATCTGCCAGGCGAGCAGGCAGAACTCAATCGAACCAACACGGTCAGCAAATACTCCCTTTTAATGAAATTCATCCCCTACATTCTTACAGCCCTTTTTTTATCGGGTATCCTGTTACACCCTAATTCCGCCTCTGCCCAGCAGCAGGTATTCGGTAAAATAACAGGAAAACTCGTGGACGCACAGCAAAATCCGGTAGAATTTGCAACTGTCGCCCTTCATTATGCTACCGATTCGCTGATTGTAAAGGGCTCTATCAGTGACACTTCCGGGCATTTCATTTTCGAAAAAGTGAGAGAAGGACGATACTACCTTCATGCAAGCTTTTTGGGATACAAAGCGTTCAGGAGCAACAGCTTTGCTATAGACAAGTCAAATACTGAAATAATACTGGGAAATGTACTCCTCCTGCCCGAAGATAAAACACTGGAAACTGTTACAATCCTGGCACAAAAACCACTGGTGGAACAATATCTAGACCGCACGGTGATCAACATTGCAAACAGCATCCTTGCTGAAGGTAATACGGCCCTTGAATTACTGGAAAAAGCACCAGGAGTAACCGTTGATGATGAAGGCAATATCTCCATGAAAGGCCGCCCGGGCGTTAGCGTCATGCTCAACGGAAAACTGACATATCTGTCACAACGTGAACTTACCACCCTGCTGCGTGGTACTTCATCCGGTTCTGTATCCAAAATAGAGCTGATCACCAATCCATCAGCGAAATACGATGCGGCGGGCAATTCGGGGATTATCAACATTGTTCTGAAAAAGAATGAAAAGGTTGGAATAAACGGAAGTGTATATGGCAACCTGGCCCGCAGCAGAGCCAACCGTTATGGCGGAGGTACAAGCCTGAATTACAGAAATGGAAAATTCAACCTCTACGGAAGTTACGATCACGCCTTTCGGGGCGAACGGGAGTACCTGAATTTTACCAGAAGATTTTATGACGGCGGGACCACCCAGGAACCTAACCGTATCTCTTATCAGAATTCGGCAACCAGCGAGCCCTTGTATACCAACAATTACAAGGTCGGAGCTGATTTTTTCATCAATGAGAAAAACACTTTCGGGGTTCTTGTAAATGGCAACTTTGGAAAATATATCAATGACAATAATACTTCCAATCTTCTGGTGTCTTCGGCGGGCGAAATCCTGAGCCAGCCACAAACCCATAATGACAATCTGGATCGGTGGAACAGCAATACCTATAACATCAACTACACCCGTCAGTTCGGCAGCAAAGGTCAGGAGTTGTCAGTTGATCTTGATTATTCCGGGAATGAGAACCGCTCAAGGCAAAGTATGGATACCCGATACCTAAATACCGAAAAACCATACCTTGAGACCCGGTCGGTTCGGCGGGGGAATGTTCCGTCCCTTACCAATGTGTATGTGGGCAAACTGGATTACGTTCACCCGTTTGGAATAAAAACCAAACTGGAAACCGGTTGGAAGAGCAGTTATGTATCGGTTGACAACAATTTAAAATACGATACGCTACGCAATGACCAATGGATACCGGACCCCTCGTGGAGCAACCATTTCGCCTACAAAGAAACGATCCATGCTGGTTATATCAATTTCAGCAGGGAATTTGGGTCACTCAGTATCCAGGCCGGACTGAGAGGAGAAAACACCCGGACAAGCGGCCATCAGGTTACTACTGATTCCCTGGTAAAGAGAAATTACTTCCAGCTCTTCCCCAGCCTTTTCTTGACCAAAACCTTCGGAATTGCCCACAGCACCGGCTTCTCTTACAGCAGACGTGTGGAACGTCCTGATTATGACGACATGAATCCGTTCCGCTTTTTCAGAGATCCGTTTCTATATTACGAAGGAAATCCGTTTCTGCGACCGGAACTCACACATTCCGTGGAAATTAGCCATACTTATAAAGGGAAATTCATTACCACGATCAATTATAGCTACACTTCCGACGTCATGAACTGGATGATGGGACAGGTTGATTCTCTGAATACAACGTATCAAAGTCCGCAGAACCTTAAAAGCATGATCAATTACGGTATCAGCTTTACGGCTTCCGTGCAACCAACTTCCTGGTGGACCAGCAACAGCTTCGCCAATTTTTTCCGGAACGAATACAAAGGCGACCAGAAAGGCGGAAACTTGAATAACGGCATCTGGAGCTTTTCTGTCAATACGCAAAACAGCTTTCAGTTGGGAAGAGGTTTTGCTGCCGAGCTAAGTGGATTTTACAACTCCAGGTCGGTATATGGAGTGTTTGTTAACAGAGGTTATTATATTATTTCAGCAGGTGTCCAACAACAGATCCTGGATAAAAGAGGGACAATTAAACTGATGGTCAACGATATTTTCCAAACCCGCCAGCGGCGTAATACTGCCCGGTATGAAAATCTGGATATGGACGGACACATCCGTTTTGACAGTAGAGTAGCTACTTTTTCTTTTACCTATCGTTTTGGAAAAGACATTACACCGGTGCGGAAACGCAGTTCAGGAAACGAAGATATACAGAACAGGGTGAAGGGGGGCAGTTGAAAGGAGCAGACAATGGGACTCTTTCTGTATGAAACGATTAAAAAAGGGAGACCACTTCGTCTCATCAGAAGCGGTCTCCCTTTTTACCCAATTTCTTTCAATCACTGATTTACATATACGCTTCCGCTGCTGGCAGACAGCGTTACAGGAATACCACCGCCATTGATTTTCCCACGAACATGGTCACTTTGGGCCTCGCCATCAAAATTCTTCAGGGGTATCGACACTTTGTTACCTCTGAGATTAAGGTCTGCACCTTTGTCGAGCGGCATGGTAACGCGTACTGTCCCGGCCGAAGTGGTCAGGCTCAGGTATTCACCCAGTTTTGAAACTGAAACTTCAATACTTCCGGCGCTGGTATTTGCTCTCAGGCTACCAGAAATATCGGCCAGCCGGACGGAACCCCCGGAAGTACCGGCATCCAGCTTACCCGCAATGTCTTCTCCTTTTATGCTCCCTCCGCTGGTATGGGCCACAATGTCACCGTCAAGCCCATTCAACAGAATACTGCCACCGGAAGTTGTCAGATTTATCTTTCCTTTCAGCATATCAGCCTTGATACTTCCTCCGCTGGTGGCCAGGTTAATATCGTTGCGGCAATTAGTTACATCAATACTGCCGCCGGAAGTCCTCCCCCGAATCATACCATCCAGATCATCCAGTTTAAGGCTGCCTCCGCTTGTCGCGAAATTCTGTTCGCCCGTTAGCGAAGCAATTTTAATGCTTCCTCCGCTGGTTTTAAGGTCCGTACGCATGTTGCGGGGGGTATATACCTTGAAACCGATCGAGATACTTCTTTTATCATTCCAGGGAATATTATTTTTCCTTTTGGCCGTGGCAACCACCTTATTGGCTTCGGTAACGATGCTGATATCAAAATCTTCCAGGCGGTTCTCAATTTCTTCCTTAGAAAGTTCGTCTTTTCCCTTCCAGTTATTGCCCCGCACAAACATATCTACCTTGATACCTCCGGATTGTGCCCCGGTCACCAGGATGGAGCCGCCCGATGTTTCAACTTTTAACTCCTTCAGATTACTGTCTGTAAAAGTCCTCGTAACATACGGTTTCTCTTCCGAACTTTGAGAATAGGCAGCCAGGGAAGTGGCCGCGGCAAAGAAAAGCAGTAGTAGTTTTTTATTCTTCATGATCTGTCAGGATTAATTTTGAAAATGACGGAAAAAAGAAACAGAAAGTTGCATCCTCCATATTACTTCACCTTCATATATTTATATCTTAGCTGTAAAAAAAGCAGACCACAAACACAAACAGCTGATTTTCAGATAAATACGAATATAAAAAGACAACTTTTTTGTCCAATAACGGACATTCCGAACACCAGCCGGCATCATTTTTGAGCTAAACTTTGAAACCTTAAAACCATTCTGATATGAAAACTTTCCTGCTTACCATTCTGCCTGATGCGGATTCGGCCAAAATCATGAACATCTTACAGGATCTTGTGGACCAGAAATCTATTGAACTTAAAACCTATAGCCAACAACCAGTATCGGCCAGCGAGGAGCAGATTGATGAAATGATCGATGAGTCGGAACTAGGCCCCTATTACACGGAGCAGGAGGCCAAGGATATTCTTAAATTATAAAATAACGGGGATAGAAATCCCCCGTTATCTTTTATGAATTTGTAAAACCTTTATTTCGTCGAACTGCGAGGTGTGGCCCCAGCCACATTTAACATCCTTTTTATTACCGGTCAGGCTGTATTTCAAATGCACATCCGTAAAGCTATAGTAACTGTCGGATTTCCCCAGCGCTTCTTCGATTACTTTGAAGGATGCGTCCGAAGGAGCGAGTGAAATGGTTGAATCTCCCGACTTTACACTAAAATGCCACGAGCAGCCATCCGACGCAAGCATATTTACATATTGTCCATCTGCTTCAAGTACTGCATTGTCCAGCACTTCATTTTCGTCGTGGCAACTTACCCATGCCAGCAAACCAAATAACACTACTGCAATTTTCATAAGTTAGATTTTTCACGGTTAAAGCTTAGTTTACCAAGGCCCATTACAGACTGATGCTGTTTGCGCCCGAAAGCAAGACCATCCGTTGGTCGAAATGGTTGTAACCTATTTCAAAAAATAATCACTTTTTTGAAGAAAGTCCGAAAACCATTTGCCAGAGTCTTTGACAATCCGCTCCTGCGTTTCGAAATCGACATAAACCAGGCCAAA
Encoded here:
- a CDS encoding DUF4097 family beta strand repeat-containing protein, whose product is MKNKKLLLLFFAAATSLAAYSQSSEEKPYVTRTFTDSNLKELKVETSGGSILVTGAQSGGIKVDMFVRGNNWKGKDELSKEEIENRLEDFDISIVTEANKVVATAKRKNNIPWNDKRSISIGFKVYTPRNMRTDLKTSGGSIKIASLTGEQNFATSGGSLKLDDLDGMIRGRTSGGSIDVTNCRNDINLATSGGSIKADMLKGKINLTTSGGSILLNGLDGDIVAHTSGGSIKGEDIAGKLDAGTSGGSVRLADISGSLRANTSAGSIEVSVSKLGEYLSLTTSAGTVRVTMPLDKGADLNLRGNKVSIPLKNFDGEAQSDHVRGKINGGGIPVTLSASSGSVYVNQ
- a CDS encoding DUF4374 domain-containing protein; the protein is MKILPISMRASGNFLIYIVFALLTFNALLGCSDSPTNDKKRFSIYVMAKDASEYIISTNDLSQGEVDPVKTGAKVSPPQIWYDLIVKDGSYFRVNQKTNFFVRFNIRNNEFIPTDSVKLSQFSYIDTYSWLHPDSLLLISYNRKSEKVRYAKVNTRTLEASTGDLAIPLPVPPYNSMSVGFTDVWHQKLFAGYTYHSTRIPQGYTTSDTAYVAIMDYPSFKPIKTLKDTRSTYPGGTNTAQPNTFRDEKGDFYFLACPGVALGNHPGKPTALYRIKAGDEVLDSSYFFNISASPIQNHAYGLWYIGNGKAIIRSERKGLFKGMEDHYKVPHVAFHVLDLATKTVKKLDLPLDKGTSRRCVLVEKGLVYISINSDTQGNYIWMYNPKDHSLKKGLKLAGNLDYILRIERLYDY
- a CDS encoding TonB-dependent receptor, yielding MHSGRFFYLVFFCFILHISHRTLGQTTAVVSGVVQSEEGNALPGVSILIPNTILGTVTGTDGSFTLNLPQAGNYTLNLSSVGYSSQSRDITVKTDKELKIKFILKPDAKNMAEVTIHGKTENQEIKEQAFNVNAIETRQFANTTADLNQVLNRTAGVRVREEGGLGSDFNFAINGLSGKAIKFFIDGIPTEVMGSSMSLNNIPVNLAERMEVYKGVVPVSLGSDALGGAVNIITSQRINNYLDASYSYGSFDTQRLALTGQYTTAKGLIVKASGFANHSDNNYLMRGMEIWDEAQYKYVNKDFRRFHDQYRSAMGQLEAGVINKKWADVLFLGFSYSGTMQNIQTGTRQDVVYGGVTKDGHAYNASLRYRKDNLLVKGLNANVFASRSVDNYVVTDTSSYKYYWDGTKVKTSLAEINASRSITRINRPRTFLRANLGYQLSDVHSFNLNYTFDHLRNENYDELITDHADIPGILKKNIVGAAYQQNLLNNRLTNTFFGKFYGLSIQQSRYISVTGEYNKANDSQNYYGYGLASRFKILADLGVKASFEKAYRLQEVGEMFGNGYTVVANLDLKPESSQNLNIGTYYGFNVDKHRFFIEGSWFYRNAHDFIYAVVYKSNSSVSRYENTSKVKVNGLEGDLKYNYGDLLYINANLSYQKAINNTKYSPGSSGSTTEATYLNKIPNQPWLFGNADLIIGKNNILGKNSRMQLNLGTQYVHWFYLTWEAFGSKASKSTIPDQYIHNVSVSNSWQNGRYNISLECRNFTNNLAFDNFRLQKPGRAFSVKLRYFLK
- a CDS encoding DUF4374 domain-containing protein, which gives rise to MFKNFRLYPFLIALALAPILYGCSSDSDNPVPVDETQEKYTVWLQIGSWPNTTQYILGTNSLTEGSIDLTGHGAEVTGKSAYGIITKGGYYYYYNTTTGRFSKFKYEKELYNTVLEVPYTHMADISGFTWINDHTLFVVGTDGDQAKVHYSVIETETLKITNGVLDTPAIPAGFKYFNLGNVEYTNGKVFVQFGFTADRPTPWENKVNIGVVDYATLKYEKTLQSAVSAGPGTNKLWLSSSFVDDSGNTYFATNVEWSNLTQKQTAIYRIKKGATELDASYTVNASTVGYNGVGLWYIGGTKAIFKYIDPAVTGSAHIYAFAVFDLETGKITRKLTEIPNDADAYIQNIIVEDGKVFMITNAETGKDYVYIYDIAAQTVKTGMEMVGGYDWILRLDKMR
- a CDS encoding PepSY-associated TM helix domain-containing protein, with amino-acid sequence MKILKKINAWLHLWLGLASGIVVVIVSFTGCILVFESEIKDWYSAHLFAENPENKPMLPPSRLWQTARQAMPGKVIQSVWYHGEGRTAHFYLNSDSLVYVNPYNGNLVAIVDHEDFFDFILEGHTELWIHHEAGAGIVKYATLIFFVLLITGLILWWPKKWNRSHTDKSFKIKWKAKFKRVNYDLHNVLGFYSLLIALIISATGLIMGFSWFSKSVYWLSSGGETPAPSIRSFSDTTRFSQLAGLENVDKAWKKGTEEIGVYNKEAIIVSFPDEISEPISLCTDMINGSWRYVYLDQHTLEELPGTQPQIDKLNIADWIRRTNYALHVGSVGNLTTKILYFIASLISTSLPITGFYIWWEKERKKRKKRTKKLPGATKISL
- a CDS encoding outer membrane beta-barrel family protein, with amino-acid sequence MKFIPYILTALFLSGILLHPNSASAQQQVFGKITGKLVDAQQNPVEFATVALHYATDSLIVKGSISDTSGHFIFEKVREGRYYLHASFLGYKAFRSNSFAIDKSNTEIILGNVLLLPEDKTLETVTILAQKPLVEQYLDRTVINIANSILAEGNTALELLEKAPGVTVDDEGNISMKGRPGVSVMLNGKLTYLSQRELTTLLRGTSSGSVSKIELITNPSAKYDAAGNSGIINIVLKKNEKVGINGSVYGNLARSRANRYGGGTSLNYRNGKFNLYGSYDHAFRGEREYLNFTRRFYDGGTTQEPNRISYQNSATSEPLYTNNYKVGADFFINEKNTFGVLVNGNFGKYINDNNTSNLLVSSAGEILSQPQTHNDNLDRWNSNTYNINYTRQFGSKGQELSVDLDYSGNENRSRQSMDTRYLNTEKPYLETRSVRRGNVPSLTNVYVGKLDYVHPFGIKTKLETGWKSSYVSVDNNLKYDTLRNDQWIPDPSWSNHFAYKETIHAGYINFSREFGSLSIQAGLRGENTRTSGHQVTTDSLVKRNYFQLFPSLFLTKTFGIAHSTGFSYSRRVERPDYDDMNPFRFFRDPFLYYEGNPFLRPELTHSVEISHTYKGKFITTINYSYTSDVMNWMMGQVDSLNTTYQSPQNLKSMINYGISFTASVQPTSWWTSNSFANFFRNEYKGDQKGGNLNNGIWSFSVNTQNSFQLGRGFAAELSGFYNSRSVYGVFVNRGYYIISAGVQQQILDKRGTIKLMVNDIFQTRQRRNTARYENLDMDGHIRFDSRVATFSFTYRFGKDITPVRKRSSGNEDIQNRVKGGS